From the genome of Astyanax mexicanus isolate ESR-SI-001 chromosome 3, AstMex3_surface, whole genome shotgun sequence:
CCAGatgctaaaatttagtttttaatgAAGCTCTAAATCTTTAATTTAGGTTTTAATATCCATCCCTCAACTTTTAAATGTCCCTCCCTTTCTAGTTACCAAAAGTTCGTTTGATTGTTTCCCTGAGAAAAAAAAGCCTGAGAATTTCTCCAAACCCTGAACTGCATTCAGAGCAGCATTCTAGTGTCTGAAAACGATTCGATtagaaagattattattattattattattatttattagaacTTGTGTAATACTGCAGTAAATACTGGCCCTGTATTAGGATAGACACAAGCATGGCTCAAACTGTGATTGGACAGataataatcaattataattaactaattaactaactgaGGTATACTTGTGAGCTACAAATAAATAATCATGGTTTACAAAGTTTACAGTTTTATATTTACATCAAAACCAATAATAAAATCAGAGTCAGTCCAGACTTGAGGAACTAGTTCACTCTTTTCctggaataaaaaaacaaacgtaAATCTCCTTCACAAACTACGAGCTCCCGCTACGTCTCTCTGAACAGcttccaaattacaaatacaaccAGCCCTGATTTACTGGAATGAGGGATTGGTTGTACAATACAACAATTTAACTATAGATAAATAGTTACCAACAACAATAAGAACAATAACTGCCATGGCTCTTATATACAACTAAAggcccgtccggacgcacatctctgagtttcgtctcctcgcctttaataaaatagatatttgtccactgctgcgcaccgtaattacactttgggcgctccacggtttccacggagatccacattaaaaacacaacagcgagtggaaatggaggagctactgatcgctgtgatgtcatgtgaccgagaaaacttgcctaaaaactcactgatcctcttgtttttataattgcagtccggatgcaggagttttattactaaagagtagaagtgtgaaatatttatcACAGACgccccctgagatactaatcccatccaaatagAGCTAAAGTCAGTGTTTAACTTCAGCCTGTTTCTcaaaacttttttatattatatttattgcaAATCTCACGCACCCTAACCCAGATGTAGCATCACTAATAAAGGGATTTAAGAGGTTTAAACTCTCTGGGTAAACACTGATCCTGATTATTGgaataatattctagtttttcttcctcctttcctCCAAAAAGTGTCAAACCCTCCAGACTTATTTATTGCAAGGTGTAAACATTATGAACTTTGATTGTTTCAATACAAATCTAAGACACTTTACTAACTAAAGTGCCAGCTCGTCTCTCTGCACAAATCCCTCCTAAAAACACCACTTCCCTCTCAGGGCTTCATATGACTGGAATAACTGATATTAGCTAATGTTTAAATTTTACTGTGTTCAATATTTCTAAATCTGAAAATGTTTATCTAATATTAATGCCaatttccttatttttttgtaaacGTGTCTATCTCAGTATTAGCAGGTCTACACATTAGGAATTACGAATAGTGAATATCTGCATTGTATTCACATTTTAGTGCATTACTCTGCATCTCCTGTTTTGCATTAAGGAAGTGAATATTTGAGGATTATTACGGTTAAGAGAAAAAGATCCATCAGAACAGCAGCAGTAACAATCTTCAgtctaaattattaaaaaacaaaacaaaaataaaaacagctcttAAATCAGAGAGAGGACAATCATCATGCTGTTGGCAAAAAAGAAAAGGACCTGAGGTAATTCCTATAGCAGCACTGAAACTCTGATTGACGATTTAGTTTAATAGATTAACCCCGAGTTTTCCGTCCTCCCCTCAGTCTGAGCTCTCCGGCGCCTGGCTCGTCTCTCCCGGAGCAGAGCTGAGCTTTCCCTGAGACCCTGGAGACAACTGCTGAGCTCTGATTGGACAGTTGGCGACCATGTGAGACATGCTTTGGCAGAAATGGCACTTCTTGGGCTGAGGAGGAAGCTGGCATTCTTTGGCATGGTGGTCTGGTCCTCCACAGTTATAACACctagaaaataaaagagaagagCTCATAAATATACATATCAAAATTACATTCAATATAACATTCAGGAGCTAATATAAATCTGCATCAGTAGTATAAATCACTGTATTGCTGTTTCCTTatgatcatatattatatatatatatatatcatacaggtttctcctccaccagtcttacacactgcttttggataactttatgctgctttactcctggtgcaaaaattcaagcagttcagtttggtggtttgatggtttgtgatcatccatcttcctcttgattatattccagaggctttcaattaaaaaaaaatctaaattttttcagagctgtatcttcaCAGTTTTTCTCTCTTTAAAAGAAACAATTTTATGTGATGTATTAAGCAATCAATAAATCACATCATGCAGAGAAGAGAACGTGTATTTCCTGTAGTCTCCACTGGGGAGCACTGCAGCTACAGTATTAAAGCTGAACCATCAATTCCAATACTCTAAAATTACCATTTATTTACCAAAAGcaccttttatttttaagtgatgcCATTAAAGAAACCTTCAAAAACTGATAACTCGATCACTAATAAAATCAATAtaatcagagtgtgtgtgtgtgtgtgtgtgtgtgtgtgtgcgtgcgtgtgtgtgtgtgtaaggttgtAACGGAGGATCTCTGTGGCTCTTTGTTTGGATTGGATACAGCAGCGTGGCCTTTGAACTCTGACCCCTGCTCTCAGCCGACCAACCCCCATTCGCTCGCGCTCACCGTGGACCTGGGTTACCACGGCAACAGTCACCTATGACCTTTCCGTTCGCATCTACATCTGTTATTAATTAAACGGATCCGCTCTCGATATACCGAACAGAACAGATACACAAACAACTAGAATCACTACTAAAATCACTACTAGAATCACAACTAAAATCACAACTAGAATCACTACTAGAATCACTACTAAAATCACTACTAGAATCACTACTAGAATCACTACTAGAATCACTACTAGAATCACAGCACTCTATTCAATAGCATGTTctgatttagtgtgtgtgtgtgggggggggggtactCGTCAACAAGacaaaaatatgatttaattgaTAATCTCAGCTTTTAAACTGACAAGCAGTTCTACATGTAtacataagtaaaataaaatgcataataaataaatacattttatttaatgacAACTGAATTATGTAATTAATCACTATTAATCTTCCTTAGTtaagtatttaaatgtgaataaaaaaaatctctggtaagaaaacacacaatacacaactAGAATTTTATCTATACAATCCATTTCTGTCCATAAATCCAGCGCACAAatcccatcacacacactcacactcacactcacacacacacactgtgaggcGATGGCTCTGTGAGCCCTGAGATTTTAAACAACCTATTGATCAGGTCAGCGGCTCACTGAGGGGGGAGGAGGAAGATCTGCTTCATTTGACACCTGAGATATTCTCACTGTTTTCCTCTGACAAACATCACAACTCACACCTTACTGATCTCAGATCATCTCTTATCTCAGGTGATGAGGAAACGCAGCTTGTCTAAATGGTTCAGTTTGAGGGTTTGCGTTGTttatagatcacattaaaaagacaGATCACATCATTTGattaaataaacagacaaaaattaataaattgcAATGTAGATAGTTAACTGCACAGTTAGTCATGTTAACCTGTATAATCTGACCTTTCTCTCTGCCATAatgcaaacaacacacacactcacacacacgatGTAGACTGATATGATGGCGCTGGTGTGCTGGTCTTCAGGCTTGTGCCTATAACTCACTGAACAGAACTCAgtcttgtgtattattgcataAGTACCAGTATATcaagtgaaaattaaaaaattagGACCAATATCATCAGACAAAAGAATCTGAAATTGATAATTTGGCAAATTTTTCCATCCCTGCTCCACCAACCAAGCTGTACAAAAAACACTGGTTAGGATAAGTGTACAGGGCGAGTTTATGCTTCTTTGgaagcattttttatttctcaccAATTTAAATGAACTTAAAGATGAAAAACAGACATGTACTCACCGGTCTCCTTTTGACCGGCGTTTCTGGGCACCTTTGGGTCTTTTCTCGCTGCCTGAACACGGAGCTCCACCTGGACCAGTTACCCGAAGAGACTCCAAGCCTTTCGAGGATTTTTTAAAGCTGAACTCGACCGGCTCTCCTTCCTTCAGACTGCGAAACCCGTCCATGTGGAGTTTACTCTGTTAGAAAGAAACACGGTCAGATTATGTGTTTCTCAGTGAGGAGTAAAGCTTCTCTGATGCTTTACTGgagatacatttatatatttacatgaatTACACTAGAAATGCAAggtatatatttttcaaatcattataattgacaatatttaacaaataatactCATTTTTGGCCTCCTTTACACTTAAAAAATCCAAATCAAAGTTTTCGACTAAGAATTCTCTCTCTGCTGcaaagtggcttgcaaaagttttcataccccttgaacttttgcacATTTCGTCACTCTAAAACcacaaactttaatatattttattaagattccaaatgataaacaaacacaaagtagcacataattgttaaGTGATGATACAAccacaaacattttttaaaaccatgtatgttgacaaaatgtgcaaaagttcaaggggtTTGAATACTTTTGAGTCACTGTATGCATGTATAAAATAGTGCAGAAACGACAAGGCCAAACACAGTTGTGGTTAAGAGGTTTCCactagttgctatggtatcccagggggttgctatggtgctgccaTGATGTTCCCATGGCGTTTGGTGGTTGTTATGGCTTAAAATAGGTGGATGCTATAGTATCCTAGGTGGTATCTGGTGTTTTTGTATCATTGTGGGATTTGGACAGGTGTGAATACGTTTGCACCCCATTTACTCCAATCTAAAAAATCCCTTTTTGTTAACAGCAACACCTGGCAACACCTTTATAACATCATTTGACGAACAGGCTCTTAGGTAAGAGGATTATCCATAACATTAAAAGAATCATTGATCATGAAAACAGACTCAGGGTTATTGTCCCGGGACTCCTCGGCACACGGAGAATAAATTATGCTGAATCAATAAAGGATCAATTATTCCCATGACTATTTTTTCCAATAGAGCACATTCAGATCTAGGCTTCCATAATGACACTTTCACTTCAGGACAAACCAGCAATCCAGAGTCGTTTCCAAACTTCACCAAGGATATACCTGTACATCACTACAATTTACTATACAAAGAGATTCACCAAATCGAGAAAAAAATCACCACTAAATAAATGATATACTTTATATTCCCTTTTCTCTAAAAATTAAATCAaaagcagacataccaacaaagtaCAATGGATTTCCCTCACTGCTATTATAGCTAATCAGTAGGATTTTATCACTGCTGCTCTTTGTGTGAGCATTCATTTCACTTGTGTTAGTGGGGGAAAATGCTGGTCACTGCAGACAAAAAGAGTATAATTTCTGACCTGGTTCTGATAACAGAGGCGTCTCTTTTACACAGGAAATCATGCGCCCAGGACTTCTGCTTAGCCAACCTCACTACTATTGGCTTTGTTTACGGGTGTGGCACGTACTGCTCTGCTGTGTGGTTTTTCTCTCCACAATTCCTTCATCTACACTCAAAGAACTCTGCAAACTGACTCCATCTGGAAGAATCTCTCAGTGACCATCAGTGGCAGGGGATACTGGAGGTGAAGCAGAGGGGGAAGTGTGCATTCCTGAGATGGTTGCTCTACAGGCACTTGGGGGCTAAAGTAGGGATCTACCTTAAAAACCAAAACTCAGCGTCTCTGTTTAACAAGCATCCACTGCAGAGCCCAGCGTGGACACCATAGTCCTGGGACCGGCCAACTGAGAGTGTGGTGGtgctgctcttcttcttcttcttcttcttcttcttcttctttttggctGAAGCTGAAAGTTCTTATGATCTAAGAACTTTTACAGAGAGCCTGTGATCCCCAGTTACTTCAGTAATTAAAACATCTACAGAACTTCCATTGTTACGTGATGCAGAACCAGGATCCAGATCCTACAGACCTCCACTCTTCCCAccttcagatcagatcagatcagatcctCCCCAGGTTCCACACGGCCCGAGCTCTGGCCCTTAGCGTCTCAGTGGAGGATGGGAGGATTGTGGTGGGCCATTTTACAGCCCCCTCCAATACCGACAGGCTTAACCCGGACACCTCTCTCACAAGAAGGGGGTGCTCACAAAGACCCCCCGTCTTTTGAAGTGAGGGCAGTGGGAAAGGAATTCAGGCCTGATTGCCCGAAAACCTCTGCATTCCTCCGTCCCAACCCCCACCCAAAAATTTCCTGgaaccatccctccatcccttcatccTCTGACCCCGTCCACCACTCCAccactccccctccctccctttaACTATGGAGGACTTTTTTATGAACGAGTTCAGCTAACAAGGCCTCCGCCTTCTTTCCCTCCATCAACCTTTTCCTCCTCACCCCCCCTCATCACCTCCCCACACActgttctctctcttcttctctccgtAGACTCGAAGCACAGTCCACACCAGTAAAGGCTTATATTACGCAATTCTGGATTTAGCAAACATGCTTGATAAAAGTTACTCTACTTGGTAAAGAGTGTAGTAATAGTAATGTTGCTTATATTTGAGGATTAGCTACACTTAGGTCCTAAAACTTAAAGGAAGAATCTTAAACTGGTACGGAAGCTTGTGAGATTGTGTGCAATCTCAAACCAGAGTCAGAGCCAAATAATAACAACATTGCATTTTTGGTTAAAGGCCCAGCTATCAGCCACTGGAACTCCTTGTAGCTCTTGTAATGCTGGTAAAGATTATATGCTGTAAGTTGCATTAAAAAGATTGTGCAAACATTGGGTaagaatatctgatttggctccatTACCTGCAATGTGAGTGTAGCTTCACTGCAGGGTAAAAACACCACAACAACAACCAACACCACCAAACCACAATCACCACATTTCCACTATGcatcaaatcaacattaatttgtATAGAGTTTTATAGCTGCTGATGTTGCAAAGAAATCCATTAATAAGCCAACGATCAATAAAAACAACACACAGGCAGGGCAAaggcaatattaataaaattAGTTTTGGTTGCTTTTGTTTCTCTTAATTTACTTAAATGAAGACCAAGTCCATATTTGAGGCTGCAGATCAAAAgaaaatgaatatgaaattgATTGGATTACTACACTGGATTTTTAAACTACACTTTCTATAGTTAAATATGCATTTGGTCAGTGTGTTTTATGCACCGgccaaataaacaaaacactcGGATATTGTCATATAATGTCATGTTGCTCAACCTCACACACAAAAAAGTCTTGTTTACAAAGATGAGTCTTTACAGAACCATCCAACCTAAAAACAACGCTAAAGGAACCTTTTCTACTGCATTAAAACAAAGAACCCTTTTTGGAATCCTGTTCCTCCGTTTCTTAAtatctcctcctcttcctcactggAACACACACGGactcttcattcattcatttactgctCAGTAACAGATCACAGCCGGCAGGATTTCCTCTCTTCAGCGACGACAATGGCGGCTATTGTCTCCCGGAGCACGCAGGGTCTCTACTCTCAGCAAGATCGATAATCATCCGGCGAGCACAGAGAGAAAACCTCATCTCAATaaactgaagaaaagaaaagcaaccAGCAACTTTCCTAAAATACCCAACGTTTCTCCTTCTCCTCTTCAGTACTCACAAACAAATTAACACAATCTAAACCCTGGATAACGGCTGGGTCAGAGTCTGGCCAATAAACTGCTGATTCATGAGGAAGGACAAGCAATTGGCCCGACAGAGCCACGGGTCCTCAATGCATATGCTGATTTATACTGAATGGAAACAAAGGCTGAATGGACATGCAGCACATGCACCCATACAGCAGCCGTCCAGAGGGACATTAGAAATAAGCAGAGTCCTTTACATATGTATACATCCCACAGAGAGCGATGAGGACGACACTTTGAGAGATTCAAAcaattatattctgttcttataCAGATTAAACTGAATAGTactatcttaaaaaaataatagctttcattttattttcaattGGAACTAATCAAATTTAAAGTTTCTTGTGGGTTCATCTATACAATTCTCCTAATCAGGCCTCAGTACACTAATTTACCTGAAACACAGACAAGTTTTAACCTTCATGCTTTTCTTTAATATTATAATTCAGAGTAAAATAAAGCAGTTCTATTGGCTGTGGGACAGAAACTGCTCTTTATCTGCACCTCAACACCACCATCAGATCAGCCTCACAAACTGCATGTCTAAAGATAACCAAAAACATCTTAGACCTCACTCAGACAAGATCTCACTTAGATCTCACTCAGACCTCACTCAGATTTCAATTAGACTTTACTCAGACTTTACTCAGAGAAAGAAATAGATCACCTGACAGCATGCAAGGCCAGTCACCTGTAAACTGTTCTAATCCAAAGGCAATTTcacacaaaaaagtaaataaatgtataggtatatggtagattatttcttgagccacatttgtaaggagtctatgtatatatatatatatatatatatatatatatatatatatatatgtctgttatttTCAGATCAGTGATGGCGGCATTCTAAGTTAAAGCTtgtagcattatgggatgtaaacagtgttttattaagcttcttctgcactttttaagttattaatgcctcgttttaaatgtcagggctctcctctcggattctagtaaggaggtgtggagctactttgagccggataacggtggaaaaagtgatttatcagggtaaattatgccccgtatctcccagtctgaagggtgttttttgGTAAGaactttttcttatattttatcacaacaaaagtccattttacaccagagaagGTTTGGCAGATATTTTTGGATGTTCCTTACATGCAGGGCTCCATTTAAGACAAATAAATAATCCACCAAATACAGTCATTGTCTCTCAGCATCACCACAGAATGAGGTTCTACCTAAAGCACAAGGTCTGATGTTGGGCTGCAGAGGCCAGGCTGGGTaaatacattacatcacattatatTACATGGAGTCTGTGGTGGAAAGCTCTGAAATAGGCTGAGGGTAAATCAGACTGCTGTAATCAGACACTGCTGTAAAATCAGCAGATCTAATCTCAGGTTGTTTGGGCTGTTTGTGTTTCTCCAGGTGAGGGTGACTGTATGTGATCTCGGGGCTCCGCGTGAGGCCGGGGAAGGCCTGGCGGGGAACTCACCTGATGGACGAAGACATCGACGGGGGTCTCGAGCGCGGCGCCGTCTCTGCTGGTCATGGACAGGAAGCCGAAGCCCATGCGCACATTAAACCACTTACAGACGCCGCTGCCGCGGAAAGAAGCGGAGTCTTCCTCCTCCGAGCCCGCCGCCTCCTCTTCCTCAGTCTTACCGCAGCCTCCtgaaccgagagagagagagagagagagagagagagagagagagaaagagagctatgAGGGATctgtagaaaagagagagagatcctcGCGCTTTTCTCCTGCCTCCGTGTCTCGCGCTGGCCTCTCCGGTGCGTCACAAAGCGCACGCGGTTCGGTTAACCGGTGGCTGCCGGGGGGCGGAGGGGTTAAATCCACTAATAATAGGCTTTTTCGTTCTGAATTTAATTCCTTTAAAGACTCTCGATTGTCGgattaaaaacatttgtaaatTAAATCCACtaaaaatactaattaaaaaaaaaagaaaagaaaaatcaaaaactaaagcagagataaaaaataaatcatgtataAGGATAAATTAAATCTAATATTAGCTAAtaattgttgttgtttattatgcattactttttccttaaaaaaaatttAGACGCTAATGTATTTGACGCTCTATGTTTCAAGTTAAATAACCATTTTAACACACTTCACTCAATCAGGTATGTTGTGTTCTTTTGATAAAAATGGGTTTTTTAATTTGTAACAAGTAGTGTTAAAAAGAACCTTTTAAACCTAACCATCTACAACTGATTTTCTTGTTTATGGTGACCCATATGAGCATTACAAATGATATTTGAATTGTCAGTTATCAGTACATATCCAATGtttttactaaataaagaaacatatttaaaagctgttggatttatttaagttattgtagAACCTCTGTATATATGACAAACGTTTTAAATGCTGTAGTATACAAAACCTTTTTCCTAAGTGTGTAGTAAAGGTAATGATTTCATACAAATGTTGAAGTTTTATAGTAGCAATGAAATGGTTCTTTCCTATATTGAACAAAATAAGAAACTCTATGTCTTTAATTACGGATTATTAAAAATGGTTCCAGTATCGTTAAGAACCAAAGAAGTAGGGTAGAAAATGCAGCAGCAATAACACACCAACGAATTGTTTTGCTAAAAGTCTTAAAGTGTAGATTGAGAAAAATGCTGTTTATAGCCTGAAGAGATTCACTCTTATTGCAGTGCATCAACCTTAATTTAAAAACGTATACAATTAGAATTTCTCTCTCAAGCATTGCAATTTAAAAACACACTAGAATAAAAATGGCATTAATTAAGAATATAAAGGTAAATGTTTGGAGAAATTGCTGGTGTTGAACCCTTTAACACCCGCTGTGTTGCAGCTTTAGCTCACCTGTATAAAACTGATTATAAACAGACCCCATCTCGCCCATTTTTACTAATCcgattgttttttttaactccaCGCGTCCTGCGCTCTTCCCGGCCCTCGAGGCGCCTCCAGAGCTTCAGTCTGAAAGCCCCTCTCTCCAAACCCAACCAGCCTCCATCCCAGCTGAGCTCCAGCGCCAAAAAAAGCTCCAGACCAACAAAAAAGCAGCTGTTTCAAACCATGGCGAAGTGCGAGGCTTTGTGGGAAACTTCTCCAGCTACAAAAGCTCCCCCAACATCAGAAAGACAATGAAGCAACACAGCCCACCCAGTATACCCCCCTCCATCTCCTCCACCATCAACCAAACACCAGAGGAGCCCCTGTGGAGACCAGCACTCTACCTTCAGCCATGGTTCAGGACATCCACCTCCTCCAGCTTCTTCTCACttcagaggaaaaagaaaagataTGCATATAGAGCTACAaaaacaaaccaataaactaaATTTCTCCTCCACCGCTGCGGGACTTAAAGTCCATCAGCACCTCGGAAACCTCCCCCACCTTTCCCCCGGTGCACGAGCTTCAGTCCACGTGATGCTCAATTGCCGTAGTTTAGGTGGAGAATCGCGCAACTCCGCGGCCGCCGGACAGCCTGACCAATCAGATTGCGAGGAGAGATCCTCAAGTGACGTATAAAGGGCCCTTGGGGTATATGGTTAAAAGGGAAAATTGGGATATACCACTCCTCCAATCCTCTCTTCATCCCATCCCACCACCACCCTCAGCTCTGAGACCCCCCACAATATACAGCACCCCAGAGGGTGGGGGgtcccaaaaaaacaacaacaacaaaaaacacaacaattacAGTCAAATAggtgataaaaatatatataataattaattatttgcagtattaaaaggtttaattaaaaacacatgcagaaagagaaattaaaatataaaaattaaattaaaggcgGAAAAAAATCTCTTTTGTTGATAcgaaaattacattacattacat
Proteins encoded in this window:
- the lin28ab gene encoding protein lin-28 homolog A isoform X2: MFTVNPAHISSGGCGKTEEEEAAGSEEEDSASFRGSGVCKWFNVRMGFGFLSMTSRDGAALETPVDVFVHQSKLHMDGFRSLKEGEPVEFSFKKSSKGLESLRVTGPGGAPCSGSEKRPKGAQKRRSKGDRCYNCGGPDHHAKECQLPPQPKKCHFCQSMSHMVANCPIRAQQLSPGSQGKLSSAPGETSQAPESSD
- the lin28ab gene encoding protein lin-28 homolog A isoform X3 — its product is MAEGGCGKTEEEEAAGSEEEDSASFRGSGVCKWFNVRMGFGFLSMTSRDGAALETPVDVFVHQSKLHMDGFRSLKEGEPVEFSFKKSSKGLESLRVTGPGGAPCSGSEKRPKGAQKRRSKGDRCYNCGGPDHHAKECQLPPQPKKCHFCQSMSHMVANCPIRAQQLSPGSQGKLSSAPGETSQAPESSD
- the lin28ab gene encoding protein lin-28 homolog A isoform X1, which codes for MGEMGSVYNQFYTGGCGKTEEEEAAGSEEEDSASFRGSGVCKWFNVRMGFGFLSMTSRDGAALETPVDVFVHQSKLHMDGFRSLKEGEPVEFSFKKSSKGLESLRVTGPGGAPCSGSEKRPKGAQKRRSKGDRCYNCGGPDHHAKECQLPPQPKKCHFCQSMSHMVANCPIRAQQLSPGSQGKLSSAPGETSQAPESSD